Proteins encoded within one genomic window of Episyrphus balteatus chromosome 1, idEpiBalt1.1, whole genome shotgun sequence:
- the LOC129911776 gene encoding kunitz-type serine protease inhibitor textilinin-3: MNSKQYLTVSIALCTVILAITEFTQAKPLDLYDEMSDLFEEMDLDDIAPRTSARHQPENFCKMPARKGVCRALIPRWSYDPVAKECREFKFGGCDGNDNNFSSYKLCMQTCGGY; encoded by the coding sequence ATGAATAGCAAACAATATTTAACGGTATCCATCGCATTGTGCACTGTGATTTTGGCCATCACTGAGTTTACACAAGCAAAACCTCTTGATCTTTATGATGAAATGAGTGACCTGTTTGAGGAAATGGATTTGGATGATATTGCACCTAGGACATCAGCTCGTCATCAGCCGGAGAATTTTTGTAAGATGCCAGCTCGGAAAGGTGTTTGCAGAGCTTTAATTCCAAGGTGGAGTTATGACCCAGTTGCAAAGGAATGTCGTGAATTCAAGTTTGGCGGTTGTGATGGCAATGATAACAACTTTTCTAGTTACAAATTGTGCATGCAAACTTGTGGTGGTTACTAG
- the LOC129905773 gene encoding dymeclin has translation MGINVSRHEDLSENEFLKKFVSRQHIPTDDLTFWNGILNYNIITPTTSQDQLSLDSRIESLCQAFLANNLKTGNFGSLILVFLDKVTELLSLSDQESTMHIWQTFNALFIIRSLVKYINETGSEFQLLQHFEAVPTQETLSGEGNVEDASATESTAIAIEAKDDSHGQQQKTNAMIAIDGSKFETFFDAIVNIIVVIPVKEFTYHLHLEAVNVIITLLSVHLFSTQPVEKSVVFRTIFKCQHSNVLMSALLHFVSRMVEVPSTMFGAGHSGSFVYGIAESLMSIFTFRKPQDALAPNLAGAELSQQFREHYPLANQSLLLILILTNHCTTKDNPFRTSLFGCSDSKDSPKDGATFKIDFTAVYDTLCRIVTIDQATLLLYLLLHRNERFFRFVMVQNDLEHLVVPILQTLYNAPDSTSHHIYMSLIVLLILSEDDAFNKNVHTILLKNIGWYTERTISEISLGGLLILVVIRTIQYNMLKMRDKYLHTNCLAALANMSGQFRSLHPYVAQRLISLFETLARKHARVDAQLKEPVNGSVTVNVATTPEDMLADLTVLEEVLRMVLEILNSCLSNQLVYCPNLVYTLLYKRSVFEAFRSHHAFQDIIQNIDMVVGFFSSRLQRVQDQRGELGVSEVFEVISKGASQWSSDRLRKFPDLKFKYVEEDAPEEFFIPYVWTLVCKYGCVHFSSESIKGVTTDIIC, from the exons atgggcatCAACGTAAGTCGGCACGAAGATCTAAGCGAAAATGAATTTCTCAAGAAATTCGTCAGTCGCCAACATATTCCAACAGATGATTTAACTTTTTGGAATGGAATTCTAAACTATAATATTATTACTCCGACGACTAG TCAAGATCAATTGAGTCTAGATTCACGCATAGAATCACTATGTCAAGCTTTTCTAGCCAACAATTTGAAGACGGGAAATTTTGGTTCATTGATTTTGGTATTTCTTGACAAAGTTACCGAATTGTTATCACTCTCAGATCAAGAGAG TACAATGCACATTTGGCAAACTTTTAATGCATTGTTTATTATTCGATCGTTGGTTAAGTATATCAACGAAACTGGATCTGAGTTTCAGTTGCTACAGCATTTCGAAGCTGTTCCAACTCAAGAAACACTTAGTGGCGAGGGTAATGTTGAAGATGCTTCTGCTACTGAAAGTACAGCAATTGCAATTGAAGCTAAAGACGATTCACATGGACAACAACAGAAAACGAATGCTATGATTGCCATTGATGGTTCTAAATTTGAGACATTCTTTGATGCCATTGTTAATATTATTGTGGTAATTCCAGTCAA ggAATTTACCTACCATTTGCATTTGGAAGCAGTTAATGTGATTATTACACTTCTGTCGGTGCATCTATTTTCGACACAACCAGTCGAGAAGTCTGTTGTTTTCAG AACAATTTTCAAATGTCAACATTCGAATGTGTTGATGAGTGCTCTCCTTCATTTCGTGTCACGCATGGTCGAAGTGCCTAGCACAATGTTTGGTGCCGGTCATTCTGGATCATTTGTCTATGGCATTGCTGAATCATTGATGTCGATATTTACTTTCCGTAAACCCCAAGATGCTTTAGCACCAAACTTGGCTGGCGCTGAATTATCACAACAATTCCGAGAACACTACCCTTTGGCGAATCAAAGTCTTCTACTAATACTTATTCTAACCAATCATTGTACCACAAAAGACAATCCATTCCGAACTAGTTTATTTGGCTGTTCCGATTCGAAGGACTCACCCAAAGATGGAGCGacatttaaaattgactttaccGCCGTCTACGATACACTTTGTCGCATTGTTACAATTGATCAAGCAACACTTTTGCTCTACTTGCTATTGCATAGAAATGAGAGATTCTTTAGATTTGTGATGGTACAAAATGATTTGGAACATTTAGTGGTGCCCATATTACAGACGTTATACAATGCTCCCGATAGTACGTCTCATCATATTTACATGTCGCTGATTGTCCTTTTGATTTTGAGTGAAGATGATgctttcaataaaaatgttcacactatt CTCCTTAAAAACATTGGTTGGTATACAGAGCGAACAATTTCTGAAATTTCTCTTGGTGGCCTTCTCATATTGGTGGTCATACGAACGATTCAATATAATATGCTTAAAATGCGAGATAAGTATCTCCATACAAATTGTTTGGCAGCCTTGGCCAATATGTCTGGACAATTCCGATCATTGCATCCGTATGTGGCTCAACGATTAATAAGTTTATTTGAAACCCTTGCCCGCAAACATGCTCGTGTTGATGCTCAGCTCAAAGAACCCGTTAATGGATCTGTGACAGTAAATGTTGCAACAACACCCGAAGACATGCTTGCCGATCTAACGGTCTTGGAAGAAGTTCTTCGAATGGTTCTTGAGATTTTGAATTCCTGCCTGTCAAATCAGTTGGTCTATTGtccgaatttggtttatacgtTGCTCTATAAACGGAGTGTCTTTGAAGCTTTTCGAAGTCATCATGCCTTCCAGGATATCATACAGAATATTGATATG gTCGTTGGATTCTTCTCATCTCGCCTGCAAAGGGTTCAAGATCAACGCGGGGAGCTTGGAGTGAGTGAAGTTTTCGAAGTTATATCGAAAGGTGCTAGTCAATGGTCTAGCGATCGTCTAAGG aaatTCCCTGATCTTAAATTCAAATATGTCGAGGAAGATGCACCAGAAGAATTTTTCATTCCTTACGTTTGGACGCTAGTATGCAAATATGGATGTGTACACTTTAGTTCGGAGAGTATCAAAGGAGTGACGACCGATATAATTTGCTAA
- the LOC129911784 gene encoding uncharacterized protein LOC129911784, which yields MSVNHMKLKEYTDEPPPLRHHRSTTDAPLKHHQSTTKAPPKHHQSTTKAPPKHHQSTTKAPPKHHQSTTKALPKHHRRTTEAPPKHHQSTTKAPPKHHQSTTKAPPKHHQSTTKAPPKHYGSTTEAPPKHHRSTTETPLKHHRSTTEAPTKHHRSTTEAQPKHNRSTIEAPPKHHRSTTEAPSKNHRSTTKAPPKHHRSTTEAPPK from the exons ATGAGTGTGAATCATATGAAACTGAAAGAATATACTGATGAACCAC CACCCCTGAGGCACCACCGAAGCACCACCGATGCACCACTGAAGCACCACCAAAGCACCACCAAAGCACCACCAAAGCACCACCAAAGCACCACCAAAGCACCACCAAAGCACCACCAAAGCACCACCAAAGCACCACCAAAGCACCACCAAAGCACCACCAAAGCACTACCGAAGCACCATCGAAGAACCACCGAAGCACCACCAAAGCACCACCAAAGCACCACCAAAGCACCACCAAAGCACCACCAAAGCACCACCAAAGCACCACCAAAGCACCACCAAAGCACCACCAAAGCACCACCAAAGCACTACGGAAGCACCACCGAAGCACCACCGAAGCACCACCGAAGCACCACCGAAACACCACTGAAGCACCACCGAAGCACCACCGAAGCACCAACGAAGCACCACCGAAGCACCACTGAAGCACAACCGAAGCACAACCGAAGCACCATCGAAGCACCACCTAAGCACCACAGAAGCACCACCGAAGCACCATCGAAGAACCACCGAAGCACCACCAAAGCACCACCGAAGCACCACCGAAGTACCACCGAAGCACCACCAAAGTAG